DNA from Lentibacillus amyloliquefaciens:
AACCGGTATAAAATTGCCGGTAATGAATTTGGTGGTTTTCATAGCCACGCCATCCTGCACAGCACTTGACGCTCCCTGGACGGACATAACCCCTAAGAACACTGTGAGAAAAACACCTAAAGCTCCCATGCCGATTTGTTTAAATAGATTGGCAAGATTCGTTACTTTATAATTTTCATTTAAACTGCTGACAATCAATAATAGTGCAGAAAGAAACAATAACGGTAAAATGAATTTGGAAACGAGTACACCGCTGACATTAATCAGGAATATGATAATCGGATGAAAGAATGCAACTGTGATAACATTGCCGAGTGTCGCCATAATTCCGAGAACAAGCGGCAATAAAGCAATCATAAAACTGCTCATTGTATCAATCGCATCATTGGCATACGATACAGCTAAATAAAAACTGTTGAGGACAAGGTAAATCAAAACGATATAAACGACATAATAAGCGATTTTGCTGACCGTGCTTTTTTCAAATGCCGTATGCATCGTTTGCAAAATACTGGAAAATAACGTCAGCATGAGCAGCGTCCCTAATAATTTTCCGTTAAGGATCAGCTCGTGCAGTAAAAACTCAGCAATTCCTAAAAGCGTGTTTTTTATGGAAAAAGAGCCATTGTCTTTAACAAATTCATAGATACTCGTTTTTTCAAGCTCGGGCACAAAGCCTCCATAATCATCAACCAGCGTCTCCCAGTGCGTTTCTATCCCATCAAGCTGAACATCATTCAGCATTTGTCTTTCGATATCTTCCGGCGTCTTTTCATTTTGATCTTCGGCAGCAAAAACCGGTGTAAATCCCATCAGAAGCAGCAATATGATAATAGTTCCGGCTGCCCATTTATATTGCTTCATTCTCCGTGCGCCCCCTTTCCGGACCACGGCTAAACCGAATCAATAAACTTAAGGATTGCTTCGATAACTGCCGTAATAATAGGTATGGACAACAATAGAATGAATATTTTCCCGGCGAGTTCAACTTTTGCCGCTACCGACTGAAGGCCCGCGTCCTTTGTCAGATTAGCTCCAAACTCAGTGATATAAGCGATTCCGATGATTTTTAAAATGGTTTCCATGTACATCCCATCAATATTTGCCTTATTTCCCAACGATTCAATCAATTGAAAAATGACGCCGATTTGCTGGATGACGACCAGAAAAATCAAGATAGTCGTGACGAGAATTAATAAGAAAGCAAATGAAGCGTTAAGTTCCTTCAATACCATATAAAGTATACTGGTGATGATTCCTATAGCAACGATCTGGAAGATATCCATCTCGACCTACCCCTGAAAAAGGAATACAGACTTTATCTGCTGAAATAGATCAGAAAGCCCGTTCACAACAATGACTAAAACGATAATAAAACCTACCAGAGTGGCAAATTGGGCGATCTCCTCTTTTCCCATTTGTTTCAATATGGTGTGTATAAGTGCAACAATAATGCCGATCCCTGCAATTTGAAATAATATGGATGCATCAATAGCCATAGAAGCGCTCCTTCCTCTCTAAATAAGCAGCAGTACAATGAAAACGCCGCATAACAAGCCTAAACTTTTGGCCATTTTGCTGTATTTATACTGATCATCCTGAGCCTCATC
Protein-coding regions in this window:
- the spoIIIAD gene encoding stage III sporulation protein AD; translated protein: MDIFQIVAIGIITSILYMVLKELNASFAFLLILVTTILIFLVVIQQIGVIFQLIESLGNKANIDGMYMETILKIIGIAYITEFGANLTKDAGLQSVAAKVELAGKIFILLLSIPIITAVIEAILKFIDSV
- the spoIIIAE gene encoding stage III sporulation protein AE produces the protein MKQYKWAAGTIIILLLLMGFTPVFAAEDQNEKTPEDIERQMLNDVQLDGIETHWETLVDDYGGFVPELEKTSIYEFVKDNGSFSIKNTLLGIAEFLLHELILNGKLLGTLLMLTLFSSILQTMHTAFEKSTVSKIAYYVVYIVLIYLVLNSFYLAVSYANDAIDTMSSFMIALLPLVLGIMATLGNVITVAFFHPIIIFLINVSGVLVSKFILPLLFLSALLLIVSSLNENYKVTNLANLFKQIGMGALGVFLTVFLGVMSVQGASSAVQDGVAMKTTKFITGNFIPVVGRTFTDATDTILSASLLLKNAVGIVGVVIILLAAIFPALKIFAIALIYKLAAAVLQPIGDGPVITTLDTISKYIVLILACLLAVTLMFFLSIVILVAASNITILLR
- the spoIIIAC gene encoding stage III sporulation protein AC; amino-acid sequence: MAIDASILFQIAGIGIIVALIHTILKQMGKEEIAQFATLVGFIIVLVIVVNGLSDLFQQIKSVFLFQG